One genomic segment of Chitinophaga sancti includes these proteins:
- a CDS encoding Nramp family divalent metal transporter, which yields MNHQHTSLGEVHQSVDTTADHPNRWKKMFAFFGPAYLVSVGYMDPGNWATDLAGGSQYGYTLLWVLLMSNLMALLLQSLSARLGIVRGRDLAQANRETYPPGVNFVLYILAEIAIAATDLAEVLGMAIGIQLLTGLPLQWGVSITVFDTFLLLVLQKYGIRKMEAFIIMLVAIVGISFLVELIMAKPVMSEVITGFVPRIPDNTALYIAIGIIGATVMPHNLYLHSALVQTRKIRQDEAGIRQALKLNFIDSAIALNLAFFVNAAILILAAAVFFKSGKTSVAEIQDAHQLLEGLLSNKWAPILFAVALIAAGQSSTVTGTLAGQIVMEGYLKLRINPWLRRLLTRLLAIVPALLVIQIAGADKVGDLLVFSQVLLSLQLGFAVIPLIHFVSDKKTMGKFAVNIPVKILSWLITAVLVYLNTRMVFTEAMHYIEGGGSIWIDILISILAIGFVVLLFITVFYPLATKYAAKSTTNIHPATAVSLENITIPQYNRIALALDFSKDDEAIIANAIAHGNDNTRYLLIHIVESASAKYLGRESDDLETRKDKEQMDTYVRLLKSKNLQAEGFLGYRHRAEEIVRIVKSEKADFLVLGGHGHTGIKDWIYGETTNQVRHKVKIPVLVVQ from the coding sequence ATGAACCATCAGCACACATCCCTCGGCGAAGTACATCAAAGTGTAGACACTACTGCAGACCACCCAAACCGCTGGAAAAAAATGTTTGCCTTCTTTGGACCTGCTTACCTCGTGAGCGTAGGTTATATGGACCCGGGCAACTGGGCCACGGACCTCGCCGGCGGCAGCCAATACGGGTACACCCTGCTATGGGTACTGCTCATGAGTAACCTCATGGCACTACTACTACAATCACTCAGCGCAAGACTAGGCATTGTTCGCGGACGTGACCTCGCTCAGGCAAACAGAGAAACATATCCTCCAGGTGTTAATTTCGTTTTGTATATACTGGCGGAAATCGCCATTGCCGCCACTGACCTGGCAGAAGTACTGGGGATGGCCATCGGTATCCAGTTACTAACTGGATTACCTTTGCAATGGGGTGTGAGCATTACCGTTTTCGATACCTTTCTATTACTGGTGTTGCAAAAATATGGTATCCGGAAAATGGAGGCTTTCATCATCATGTTAGTGGCCATTGTAGGCATATCATTCCTGGTTGAACTGATTATGGCTAAGCCTGTGATGAGTGAAGTGATCACCGGTTTTGTACCCCGCATTCCCGATAATACTGCGCTCTATATTGCCATCGGTATCATTGGTGCCACTGTGATGCCACATAATCTATACCTGCACTCTGCATTGGTGCAGACGCGGAAAATAAGGCAGGATGAGGCGGGCATCAGACAAGCATTGAAATTGAATTTTATTGATAGTGCTATTGCATTGAACTTAGCGTTCTTTGTAAATGCAGCGATATTGATCCTGGCTGCTGCGGTGTTCTTTAAATCAGGGAAAACCAGTGTGGCAGAGATACAGGATGCACATCAGTTACTCGAAGGATTGTTAAGTAATAAATGGGCACCCATCCTGTTTGCTGTCGCATTGATTGCGGCAGGACAAAGTTCTACAGTGACAGGCACCTTAGCCGGACAAATTGTGATGGAAGGATACCTGAAACTACGTATCAATCCGTGGTTGAGACGATTACTGACAAGGTTGCTGGCCATTGTACCCGCACTATTGGTCATACAAATTGCAGGTGCTGATAAGGTGGGAGACCTGTTAGTATTCAGTCAGGTGTTACTGAGTTTACAGTTAGGTTTTGCTGTGATTCCCCTGATACATTTTGTGAGTGATAAAAAGACGATGGGGAAATTTGCAGTGAACATACCTGTGAAGATACTAAGCTGGTTAATTACGGCAGTGCTGGTGTATCTGAATACACGCATGGTGTTTACAGAAGCCATGCATTATATAGAAGGAGGCGGTTCTATCTGGATAGATATTCTTATTTCAATACTCGCTATTGGATTTGTGGTGTTGTTGTTTATTACTGTGTTTTATCCACTGGCTACAAAGTATGCTGCAAAGAGCACGACGAATATACATCCTGCTACAGCAGTGTCTTTGGAGAATATTACCATACCTCAGTATAACAGGATTGCATTGGCACTTGATTTTAGTAAGGATGATGAGGCAATCATTGCAAATGCGATTGCACATGGTAATGACAATACAAGATACCTGCTGATCCATATCGTGGAGAGTGCATCGGCGAAGTATTTAGGAAGAGAATCGGATGATCTTGAAACGAGGAAAGACAAGGAGCAGATGGATACATATGTGAGGTTGCTGAAGAGTAAGAATCTGCAGGCGGAAGGGTTCCTGGGATATAGACACAGAGCGGAAGAGATCGTACGGATCGTGAAGTCAGAAAAGGCGGATTTTTTAGTGTTGGGTGGACATGGTCATACAGGGATTAAGGATTGGATTTACGGTGAGACGACTAACCAGGTGAGACATAAGGTGAAGATACCTGTGTTGGTAGTGCAGTAA
- a CDS encoding sensor histidine kinase: MASQLISDKSFRWSFAATGYVSLIVQAVLLQFWFHFPDSIAWVDSGIHIGFLALAALTISYSLAYYRPQKGKTFFVLCFSTSQALIWISLSTWALQYTFQNNQPYLEWIHLAMPVRFLFGWLLITGIAFKSLYWYDLEEQRQELSRKQATERLAREAELYKLRQQLQPHFLFNSLNSINALIALRPQQAREMVLKLSDFLRGTLKREDQQWILLPEELQYLQWYLDIEKVRFGHRLTTEVKADGEVEKMMIPPMLLQPVVENAIKYGLYDTTEAITITIQAWSIEDLLYIQVQNPYDADLSQKPTGTGFGLNSIRRRLYLLFARQDLLETEAKDNIYTTLIKVPQRYDKSSNN; this comes from the coding sequence TTGGCAAGTCAACTCATATCAGATAAATCGTTTCGCTGGTCATTCGCTGCCACGGGTTATGTATCGCTGATCGTACAGGCAGTACTGCTACAGTTCTGGTTTCATTTTCCTGATTCCATTGCCTGGGTAGATAGTGGTATCCACATTGGTTTTCTGGCGCTGGCAGCATTGACTATCAGTTACAGCCTGGCCTATTACCGGCCGCAGAAAGGAAAGACTTTTTTCGTGCTCTGTTTTTCCACTTCCCAGGCCCTGATCTGGATTTCACTGAGCACTTGGGCACTGCAATATACGTTTCAGAATAATCAGCCTTACCTGGAATGGATTCACCTGGCAATGCCGGTCAGGTTCCTCTTCGGATGGTTACTGATTACAGGCATAGCGTTCAAAAGCCTTTACTGGTATGACCTGGAAGAACAGCGGCAGGAGTTGAGCAGAAAACAGGCGACAGAAAGATTAGCCCGCGAAGCAGAATTGTACAAACTCAGACAACAGCTGCAACCGCATTTTTTATTCAACAGTCTGAACTCTATCAATGCATTGATTGCATTGCGCCCACAGCAGGCAAGAGAGATGGTACTCAAGCTCAGTGATTTTCTGAGAGGTACCTTGAAGCGTGAAGACCAGCAATGGATCCTGCTCCCCGAAGAACTGCAATACCTTCAATGGTACCTGGATATAGAAAAAGTCCGCTTTGGTCATCGTTTAACAACCGAAGTCAAAGCAGACGGAGAAGTAGAAAAGATGATGATACCACCTATGTTATTGCAACCCGTAGTAGAAAACGCCATCAAGTATGGATTGTATGATACCACAGAAGCAATCACGATCACCATACAGGCATGGTCAATAGAGGATCTGCTATACATACAGGTACAGAATCCATACGATGCAGACCTGTCACAAAAGCCGACTGGTACAGGCTTTGGATTAAACTCAATTCGTAGAAGGTTGTACCTGCTCTTTGCAAGACAGGATCTGCTGGAAACGGAAGCAAAAGACAACATTTACACAACTCTGATTAAAGTGCCACAACGCTATGATAAAAGCAGTAATAATTGA
- the icd gene encoding NADP-dependent isocitrate dehydrogenase: MPAEKISMTNGQLSVPNHPIIPFIEGDGIGPDIWAASVRVFDAAVEKAYGGKRKIEWKEVLAGEKAFQQTGEWLPKATLDAFKEYLVSIKGPLSTPVGGGIRSLNVAMRQELDLYACVRPVRWFDKVPSPVKHPEKVDMVIFRENTEDIYAGIEYMYGTPEAEKLLRFLQEELGVKKIRFPETSSLGIKPVSKEGTERLVRAALKYALEKKLPSLTLVHKGNIMKFTEGGFKTWGYELAVREFGDQVYTWEQWEATKKEKGEEEANKELAVATALKKLIVKDVIADNFLQQILLAPQDYSVVATLNLNGDYISDALAAAVGGIGIAPGANINYLTGHAVFEATHGTAPRFANTNSMNPSSVILSGVMMLEYMGWTEAADMIVHGLSTAIARKRVTIDFYKLMDDATLVKTSEFADEVIKHL, from the coding sequence ATGCCGGCAGAAAAAATATCAATGACCAATGGCCAGTTATCGGTACCTAACCATCCCATTATTCCTTTTATTGAAGGTGATGGTATCGGACCGGATATCTGGGCTGCCAGCGTGCGTGTATTTGACGCCGCTGTCGAAAAGGCCTATGGTGGAAAAAGAAAGATAGAATGGAAAGAGGTACTGGCAGGAGAAAAAGCCTTCCAGCAGACAGGTGAATGGCTGCCAAAAGCAACGCTGGACGCCTTCAAAGAATATCTGGTTTCTATCAAAGGTCCGCTGTCTACACCTGTTGGTGGTGGTATCCGTTCCCTGAACGTAGCCATGCGCCAGGAACTGGACCTGTATGCCTGCGTACGCCCTGTACGTTGGTTCGACAAGGTGCCTTCTCCTGTTAAGCACCCGGAGAAAGTAGACATGGTCATTTTCCGGGAAAACACGGAAGATATCTATGCCGGTATCGAATATATGTATGGTACGCCGGAAGCTGAAAAACTGCTCAGGTTCCTGCAGGAAGAACTGGGCGTTAAGAAAATCCGTTTCCCTGAAACTTCTTCCCTGGGTATCAAGCCAGTTTCTAAAGAAGGTACTGAGCGCCTGGTACGTGCAGCCCTTAAGTATGCACTGGAAAAGAAACTGCCTTCACTGACACTGGTTCACAAAGGTAATATCATGAAATTCACCGAAGGTGGTTTCAAAACATGGGGTTATGAACTGGCTGTGCGCGAGTTCGGCGATCAGGTGTATACCTGGGAACAGTGGGAAGCTACCAAGAAAGAGAAAGGTGAAGAGGAAGCAAATAAAGAACTGGCCGTAGCTACTGCTCTTAAAAAACTGATCGTGAAGGATGTGATCGCAGACAACTTCCTGCAGCAGATACTGCTGGCTCCACAGGATTACTCAGTTGTAGCCACCCTGAACCTGAACGGTGACTATATTTCTGACGCCCTGGCAGCAGCTGTAGGTGGCATCGGTATCGCACCAGGTGCGAATATCAACTACCTGACAGGTCATGCGGTGTTCGAAGCTACACACGGTACTGCTCCGCGCTTTGCCAATACCAATTCCATGAACCCAAGCTCCGTGATCCTGAGTGGTGTAATGATGCTGGAATATATGGGTTGGACAGAGGCTGCAGACATGATCGTTCATGGTCTGAGCACAGCGATTGCACGTAAGCGTGTAACGATCGACTTCTACAAGTTGATGGACGATGCAACCCTGGTAAAAACCAGTGAGTTTGCTGATGAAGTAATTAAGCACCTGTAA
- a CDS encoding LytR/AlgR family response regulator transcription factor: protein MIKAVIIDDEPLAREIVKEYLGTFTQIRVLQECNDGFEGLKAIQQHQPDIIFLDVQMPKINGFEMLELVEELPAVIFTTAFEEHAIRAFEVNATDYLLKPFSKERFDKALQKWLDKRQEIVPVPLQADALLETAAASPLQSNRVVVKINGKIKIIPVQDIHYLEAADDYVKVVTQEGAFLKNKTMAFFEKTLDMQQFARVHRSYILNVNQVTRIEPYEKENHLAMLKSGAKVPVSKTGYPKLKLALGL, encoded by the coding sequence ATGATAAAAGCAGTAATAATTGATGATGAACCACTGGCCAGGGAAATCGTAAAAGAATACCTCGGAACTTTCACACAGATCCGGGTTCTGCAGGAATGCAATGATGGGTTTGAAGGATTAAAGGCGATACAGCAACACCAGCCGGATATCATTTTCCTGGATGTTCAGATGCCTAAGATCAATGGATTTGAGATGTTGGAACTGGTAGAAGAGCTGCCTGCAGTAATCTTTACGACTGCTTTTGAAGAACATGCGATCAGGGCTTTTGAAGTGAATGCAACTGATTATTTATTAAAGCCATTCTCTAAAGAACGATTTGACAAAGCATTGCAGAAATGGCTGGATAAGCGGCAGGAAATAGTACCTGTGCCATTGCAGGCAGATGCATTGCTGGAAACGGCGGCAGCGAGTCCATTGCAGAGTAACAGGGTAGTGGTGAAGATCAATGGGAAGATTAAGATAATACCCGTACAGGATATTCATTATCTCGAAGCAGCGGATGATTATGTGAAGGTAGTGACACAGGAAGGTGCGTTTTTGAAAAATAAAACAATGGCATTCTTTGAGAAGACTTTAGATATGCAGCAGTTTGCGAGGGTGCATCGTTCTTATATTCTGAATGTAAACCAGGTGACGAGGATAGAGCCATATGAAAAGGAAAATCATTTGGCGATGTTGAAGAGTGGGGCGAAGGTGCCGGTGAGTAAGACGGGGTATCCAAAACTGAAATTAGCACTGGGGTTGTAG
- a CDS encoding L,D-transpeptidase family protein, which produces MKYKFVRDIVLCLVASFALFSCHQKRELRKREIVRDVKQLGEVIPEQIGERLSYTADNKALEDKVPVHSVSALQYFYQLAANQAKWSVDGQLLPAADSMLYFIDHADEVGLPAGIYHRSALDSAMQQLHAATGSGRDAALLAEVDVMMTDAFMKMATHLRYGIAPRDSITLRPDSVMTDTTLVQLLTTALKDNNISGTFHQLEPAYEGYHSLKAALLNFKAKYQSLHWDSLPTAYVDTPAFKQLVLNRLVQTGHVDTANGHGADTALLREGVKAFQHEFNLFEDGQAGKKTIQVMNKSFHDWMIQAAVNLDRWRKWPDSLPHRYIFVNIPGYHMMVWDSGQVILDSRVIVGAPRTRTPLLNSRLSNFVMYPYWRVPFSISIKEMLPAIQKDPHYLAKKNLEVIDKDGNAVNPDSVPWKKFSKNYFPYVLRQMDGLENSLGIMKFNFFNKYAVYLHDTNNRGLFRNAYRAMSHGCVRIQQWDSLAMYLIKDDKRFKRDSVRAWLDKGQKKQIDLSKGIPIYLRYYTAEGRDGQMMFYEDIYGEDKIMKKLMAL; this is translated from the coding sequence ATGAAGTATAAGTTTGTAAGGGACATCGTGCTATGTCTTGTAGCATCGTTTGCATTGTTCTCCTGTCATCAGAAACGGGAACTCCGGAAAAGAGAAATAGTGAGGGACGTAAAGCAACTGGGTGAAGTGATTCCGGAACAAATAGGTGAGCGACTCAGCTACACGGCTGATAACAAAGCCCTTGAGGATAAAGTACCGGTGCACAGCGTATCTGCGTTACAGTACTTTTATCAGCTCGCAGCCAACCAGGCCAAATGGTCTGTAGACGGGCAATTGCTGCCGGCTGCAGATTCCATGTTGTATTTCATTGACCACGCTGACGAAGTCGGTTTACCAGCAGGTATTTACCACCGTAGTGCACTGGATTCTGCTATGCAGCAACTCCATGCTGCCACCGGTTCCGGCAGGGATGCCGCGCTGCTTGCGGAGGTAGACGTTATGATGACCGATGCATTTATGAAAATGGCTACCCATCTCCGTTATGGTATTGCTCCCCGTGACAGCATCACGCTTCGTCCTGATTCTGTAATGACAGATACCACACTGGTTCAGCTACTCACCACCGCGTTAAAAGACAACAACATCTCCGGCACCTTTCATCAGCTGGAACCAGCTTACGAAGGTTATCATTCGTTGAAAGCCGCCTTGCTGAATTTCAAAGCAAAGTATCAGTCCTTACATTGGGATTCACTGCCTACAGCCTATGTAGATACACCTGCATTCAAACAACTGGTGTTGAACCGGTTGGTACAGACAGGACATGTGGATACTGCCAATGGACATGGTGCAGATACTGCTTTACTGAGAGAAGGTGTGAAAGCTTTCCAGCATGAGTTTAATTTATTTGAAGATGGACAGGCAGGTAAGAAAACCATCCAGGTAATGAATAAATCATTTCATGACTGGATGATACAGGCCGCTGTAAACCTGGATCGCTGGCGCAAATGGCCGGATTCATTACCGCACCGTTACATCTTTGTAAACATACCGGGTTATCATATGATGGTGTGGGATAGTGGTCAGGTGATCCTCGACTCCCGTGTGATTGTAGGTGCGCCCCGTACCCGTACACCACTCCTGAATTCAAGGTTGTCGAACTTTGTAATGTATCCTTACTGGCGTGTACCGTTCAGTATTTCTATCAAAGAAATGCTGCCTGCTATCCAGAAAGATCCGCATTACTTAGCAAAGAAAAACCTGGAAGTAATAGATAAAGATGGTAATGCCGTGAACCCGGATAGTGTACCTTGGAAAAAGTTCAGTAAAAATTATTTTCCTTATGTACTCAGGCAAATGGATGGTCTGGAAAACTCATTAGGGATTATGAAGTTTAATTTCTTCAATAAATACGCTGTATATCTGCACGATACTAACAACCGTGGTTTATTCAGAAATGCCTATCGGGCTATGAGTCATGGTTGTGTACGTATACAGCAATGGGATAGTCTGGCAATGTATTTAATTAAGGATGATAAACGTTTCAAGCGTGACAGTGTACGTGCCTGGTTAGATAAAGGGCAGAAGAAGCAGATTGATTTGTCAAAAGGCATTCCTATCTATTTACGTTACTACACAGCCGAAGGCAGGGATGGCCAGATGATGTTCTACGAAGATATCTATGGCGAAGACAAGATCATGAAAAAACTTATGGCATTATAA
- a CDS encoding DUF4288 domain-containing protein, with product MTWFVAKIVYQIISGAGAHTPQFDEQLRLISAGSKQEAWKRACDLGKQEQYSFRNQKQELVEWRFINVPEVNSLETLDDGMELYSRIEEPGDPNAYISWLQVRAAQLNGTDVHAN from the coding sequence ATGACATGGTTTGTAGCCAAGATCGTTTATCAGATCATCAGTGGTGCCGGTGCACACACACCGCAGTTCGATGAACAGCTACGTCTGATCAGTGCCGGCAGCAAACAGGAAGCCTGGAAAAGAGCTTGTGATCTGGGTAAACAGGAGCAATATTCTTTTAGAAACCAAAAACAGGAACTGGTAGAATGGCGCTTTATCAACGTACCCGAAGTGAATAGCCTGGAAACCCTGGATGATGGAATGGAACTGTACTCACGTATAGAAGAACCCGGAGACCCAAACGCTTATATCTCATGGTTGCAGGTAAGAGCAGCGCAGTTGAATGGAACAGATGTACATGCTAACTGA
- a CDS encoding metal-dependent transcriptional regulator, whose protein sequence is MNLSISEENYIKSIYKLEEGQEPVSTNALAYELDTKPASVTDMAKKLKEKKLIAYEKYQGINLTSEGKKAALQIIRRHRLWECFLVEKLSFSWEEVHELAEELEHVRSEKLTNRLSEFLGNPQIDPHGDPIPDAQGKMGKPRLHTSLHKSKANRLEVMAVSDKSAALLEFLNTKGVRLGTQLDVIERYEFDNSIEIKIKNQPAFTISEQVAKNIMVKQI, encoded by the coding sequence ATGAATTTGTCGATCTCAGAAGAGAACTACATCAAATCAATCTATAAATTAGAAGAAGGACAGGAACCTGTCAGCACCAATGCACTGGCCTATGAGCTGGATACCAAACCCGCATCGGTGACCGACATGGCAAAGAAGCTAAAAGAAAAGAAGCTCATTGCATATGAGAAATACCAGGGCATCAACCTCACCAGCGAAGGGAAAAAGGCCGCCCTGCAAATCATTCGCCGACACCGCCTCTGGGAATGTTTCCTGGTGGAAAAACTCAGTTTCAGCTGGGAAGAAGTACACGAACTGGCCGAAGAACTGGAACATGTACGCAGCGAAAAACTCACCAACCGCCTCAGCGAATTCCTCGGCAACCCGCAGATTGATCCTCACGGTGACCCCATCCCTGATGCACAGGGCAAAATGGGTAAACCCAGGTTACATACCAGCCTCCATAAATCAAAAGCCAACCGGCTCGAAGTCATGGCAGTATCCGATAAATCGGCCGCCCTGCTGGAATTTCTGAATACTAAAGGCGTGCGGTTAGGGACACAACTGGACGTCATTGAACGATACGAATTTGACAACTCTATTGAGATAAAAATAAAGAACCAACCTGCCTTTACCATCAGTGAACAGGTAGCGAAAAATATCATGGTAAAGCAGATTTAA
- a CDS encoding NADP-dependent isocitrate dehydrogenase: MAEKIKVANPVVELDGDEMTRIIWKFIKDKLILPYLDVDIQYFDLGMEHRDATNDQVTIDAANAIRAVGVGIKCATITPDEARVKEFNLKQMWKSPNGTIRNILDGTVFREPIVTSNVPRLVPNWTAPICIGRHAFGDQYRATDFVVKGKGKLTIKFEGENGEVIEHEVYNFKGDGVALAMYNTDESIKGFARACFNQALIKKWPLYLSTKNTILKKYDGRFKDIFEDIYQEEFKAKFDAAGLTYEHRLIDDMVASALKWNGNFVWACKNYDGDVQSDTVAQGFGSLGLMTSTLVTPDGKVMEAEAAHGTVTRHYRDHQAGKPTSTNPIASIFAWTRGLEFRGRLDSNQALIDFCHALEQVCVEVVESGKMTKDLAVCIHGNKVEHGKHYLYTEEFLTALDDALKVKLGK, encoded by the coding sequence ATGGCAGAAAAAATTAAAGTCGCAAATCCTGTCGTAGAACTGGACGGAGATGAGATGACCAGGATCATCTGGAAATTTATTAAAGACAAACTGATACTTCCTTATCTTGACGTTGATATCCAATACTTCGACCTTGGCATGGAGCACCGTGATGCTACTAACGACCAGGTTACTATAGATGCCGCGAACGCGATCAGAGCTGTTGGTGTAGGTATTAAATGTGCTACCATCACTCCTGACGAGGCTCGTGTAAAAGAGTTCAATCTGAAACAGATGTGGAAGTCACCAAACGGTACTATCCGTAACATCCTGGATGGTACAGTTTTCCGTGAGCCAATCGTTACTTCAAACGTACCTCGCCTGGTTCCAAACTGGACTGCTCCTATCTGCATAGGCCGTCACGCTTTCGGTGACCAGTACCGCGCTACTGACTTCGTAGTAAAAGGTAAAGGTAAACTGACTATCAAGTTTGAAGGTGAAAATGGTGAAGTGATCGAGCATGAAGTATACAACTTCAAAGGCGATGGCGTAGCACTGGCTATGTACAACACCGACGAATCTATCAAGGGTTTTGCACGTGCTTGTTTCAACCAGGCGCTGATCAAAAAATGGCCTTTGTACCTGAGTACCAAGAACACTATCCTGAAGAAATATGATGGTCGTTTCAAAGATATCTTTGAAGACATCTACCAGGAAGAATTCAAAGCGAAATTCGATGCTGCCGGTCTGACTTATGAGCACCGTCTGATCGATGACATGGTGGCGAGCGCACTGAAATGGAATGGTAACTTTGTATGGGCTTGTAAGAACTATGATGGTGATGTACAGTCTGATACTGTTGCACAAGGTTTTGGTTCACTGGGTCTGATGACTTCTACCCTGGTTACACCAGATGGTAAAGTAATGGAAGCAGAAGCAGCACATGGTACTGTAACCCGTCACTATCGTGATCACCAGGCTGGTAAGCCAACATCTACTAACCCGATTGCATCTATCTTTGCGTGGACAAGAGGTCTGGAATTCAGAGGTCGTCTTGATTCTAATCAGGCGCTGATTGATTTCTGTCATGCACTGGAGCAGGTTTGCGTAGAGGTTGTGGAGAGTGGAAAGATGACGAAAGATTTGGCTGTTTGTATTCACGGTAATAAAGTTGAACACGGAAAGCATTATCTTTACACTGAGGAATTCCTGACGGCATTGGATGATGCACTGAAGGTGAAACTCGGTAAATAA
- a CDS encoding LiaF transmembrane domain-containing protein, protein MRNKDIYGRRKHEKNGAFRGVIILLVGVFLLFHNLDLDIPEWIVSWQMLIIGIGIMIWIKSEFRNVGGVIMILLGCVFMVREYFYLPYDVDRFIWPGFLIIIGLLFIVFRPSSHKKYLDVEDEPKVVPDLYPADEDYINAEVVFSGENRLIVSKKFKGGRISAVFGGCDVNLLQADFDGTIVLNCDCVFGGVELVVPANWEVKIMTSSVFGGVEDKRPIELIGANPNKVLIIKGSCVFGGIEIKSYS, encoded by the coding sequence ATGCGAAATAAAGACATATACGGACGAAGAAAACACGAAAAGAACGGAGCTTTCAGAGGTGTTATCATCCTACTGGTAGGTGTTTTTCTCCTATTCCATAACCTTGATCTCGATATTCCCGAATGGATTGTATCCTGGCAGATGCTGATTATAGGTATAGGTATTATGATCTGGATTAAAAGTGAGTTCAGGAACGTTGGAGGGGTGATTATGATCTTACTCGGTTGTGTTTTTATGGTAAGAGAATATTTCTACCTGCCATATGATGTAGATCGTTTCATCTGGCCAGGGTTTTTAATCATCATTGGTTTACTCTTTATCGTTTTCCGGCCCAGCTCACACAAAAAATACCTGGATGTAGAAGACGAGCCCAAAGTAGTCCCGGATCTTTACCCTGCAGATGAAGATTATATCAATGCAGAAGTAGTATTCAGTGGCGAAAACCGGCTCATCGTATCCAAGAAATTCAAAGGTGGCCGTATATCGGCAGTCTTTGGTGGTTGTGATGTCAACCTTTTACAAGCCGATTTTGATGGTACGATCGTATTGAATTGTGACTGTGTGTTTGGTGGTGTAGAACTGGTGGTGCCTGCAAACTGGGAAGTGAAGATCATGACCAGCAGTGTATTTGGTGGCGTAGAAGATAAACGCCCGATAGAACTGATCGGCGCCAACCCAAACAAGGTGCTTATCATCAAAGGTAGCTGCGTATTCGGCGGCATTGAAATTAAAAGTTATAGCTGA
- a CDS encoding SGNH/GDSL hydrolase family protein: MYKLFLICFLLLTLQIKANSMTTPNDTTVFTYLALGDSYTIGEGVGENDRFPVQTVKILKNSGIEVADPKIVAKTGWTTIELNDALNANPINETYDIVTLLIGVNDQYRGFPVESYKPWFTQLLERAIGYAGGKANHVVVISIPDWGVTPYAEGRDRDDIAGQIDQYNEANKAIAKKHKVKYLDITPDTRDVMQDPKGLITSDGLHYSGQEMGMWAAKLSIIFKAIVAPPPAY, from the coding sequence ATGTACAAATTATTTTTAATTTGCTTTTTGTTACTCACCTTACAGATTAAAGCAAATTCCATGACGACTCCAAATGATACGACCGTATTTACTTACTTAGCCCTGGGCGATAGTTATACCATTGGCGAAGGAGTAGGAGAAAACGACCGTTTTCCTGTTCAGACTGTTAAAATTCTGAAAAACAGTGGGATAGAAGTAGCGGACCCAAAAATAGTGGCCAAAACCGGCTGGACCACCATCGAACTGAACGATGCCCTGAATGCAAACCCTATCAACGAAACGTATGATATCGTTACCCTCCTGATTGGGGTGAACGATCAGTATAGGGGCTTTCCGGTAGAAAGTTATAAACCCTGGTTTACTCAATTGTTGGAAAGAGCTATTGGTTATGCTGGTGGAAAAGCCAACCATGTAGTGGTGATTTCCATTCCTGACTGGGGGGTGACCCCCTATGCCGAAGGCCGTGATCGTGATGACATAGCAGGGCAGATAGATCAGTATAACGAAGCGAATAAGGCGATTGCAAAGAAGCATAAAGTGAAGTACCTGGATATTACCCCCGATACCCGCGATGTAATGCAGGACCCTAAGGGCTTAATAACCAGCGATGGGTTACATTATTCCGGGCAGGAAATGGGTATGTGGGCGGCAAAGCTGTCTATTATTTTTAAAGCCATAGTAGCACCGCCACCAGCGTATTAA